From Polaribacter haliotis:
AACAATGCATAATTTAAAGGTTCACCAAGAAGTTGGGTTACATTATTTCCTGCAATTGAAACTCCTGAAATATAATTTTTTTGAAATTCCATACCTATCAATGCAGATATATCATGTTTATCATTAATTACTTTTGTGTAGTTTAATGTAGTTTCACTTAATACAGAATATCTTTTTAACTCTTGTTGGTTCAAGTACGTATCTTCTAAATCTCCATTATTATCACCACCAACTAAATAATGCTGATTTGCTTGCGTGTCTCTGAAATCTCCACCTAAAACAGTTTTTATATTTAACCCGTCTAAAATATTATATTCCAAATAAGAACTAACATTCGCAAAATACTCTTTTTGTGTATTTGATTTGTTATCAATTAAAGATGCAGTACCTGGGTTACTAGAACCTCCAATACCATTACCAGCTCTTCCATAATGCCAATCCCAAGCAGGGTCACCAGCTTGTAAATCATAAATACTTCGTGCACCATGAGTACCTGGAATATCAAATCCTGGTCTTCCAGCATCGAATGCTGTAAAGCCATTCACACCACCTTGTCTACTAACTCTAAGTCCTAAGGCTTTATGTCTTGCTTCTAATTCTTTAACAAATGCAATAGATGCATCAGTATGATAAATAGGGTGGATGCTTGCTCCTCTTAATATATCTCTCAAATCATGTTCTAATGCAGAACTATTAGAAGTATATCCATTAAAACTTAACCCTGCCTTAAACTTATCGCCTAATTTAGTATCTGCGCTTAAACGTGCGTTAATTCTTTCGAAATCTTGTGTTACTGTAATGCCATCAACATTTTGATATCCTAAAGACGCAAAAAAGGTTGAAGTATCACTACCTCCACTAGCACTAAAGTTATGACTTTGAGTACTACCTCCATCAAAAACATAATCTTCAATAGCCACAACATCTGGAGCATTGTTATAACCCCATAATTTATAGTCTACATAACCTGGAGCCGAAGCTTCTAACTCAGAAACATCCCAATTACCATTAGCAATTTGTTCTTCAGCATGTTTACCCCATTGATTAGCGGTCATGTTTATATTATCTCTATATTTTTCTGAAAAACTAGTATATGCATCATAGCTAAACTTAACTTTACCTGATTTACCTTTTTTAGAAGTTATCAAAATAACACCATTTGCTCCTCTAGAACCATAAATAGCAGCAGAAGCCGCATCTTTTAAAACTTCTAAACTTTCAATATCATTAGGATTTACAGTAGCTAGAGTTCCAGAAATAGGATATCCATCTACAACAATTAGTGGATTTGAATTTCCAGTAATAGACGAAGCAGCTCTAATTGCAATTTTTGGATCTGCACCAGGGTTTCCACTTTGATTTTGAATAAAAACACCGGGTAATTTACCTGCTAAAGCTTCATCTACACGTGCAGTTTGTACAGCAGCAATATCTTTACCTGTTACCTTTGCTATAGCACCTGTAAGATGTGATTTTTTTCTTGTACCATAACCAACAACTACAATTTCATCTAATTCACTAGCATCTTGTACTAAAGAAACGTTAACTGTTTTTTGGTTTCCTATTGTAATTTTTTGTATAGTAAATCCAAGATAAGAAAATTGCAAAACATCTCCACTCTTAACTGTTAAGGAATAGTTTCCATCAAAATCTGTTTCTGTTCCTTTATTAGTTCCTTCTATAATTATAGAAACACCAGGAAGTAATTCGTTGTCTGCTTTGGAAGTTACAGTACCTTTTACGGTGTAACTACCTTGTGCAAAAAGACAAACGTTCATTAACAATGCTACTAACAATGTTATTCTAAGTTTTAATTTCATTTTTGATTGTTTTTATTTAATATTTGATAAATTATTATTTTCTCTTTTCAATTTTGATTTTTTTTAATTCGATTTAAAAAAATGGGGTGCTAATTTATATTCACACCTAGTATTAGAAGTAATTTTCATTTCATAAACTTATCGTTTTTGGTTATATTTTAATTGGTTAACTAGATTGGTAAACCAATCTGGCGCACC
This genomic window contains:
- a CDS encoding SusC/RagA family TonB-linked outer membrane protein, with the translated sequence MKLKLRITLLVALLMNVCLFAQGSYTVKGTVTSKADNELLPGVSIIIEGTNKGTETDFDGNYSLTVKSGDVLQFSYLGFTIQKITIGNQKTVNVSLVQDASELDEIVVVGYGTRKKSHLTGAIAKVTGKDIAAVQTARVDEALAGKLPGVFIQNQSGNPGADPKIAIRAASSITGNSNPLIVVDGYPISGTLATVNPNDIESLEVLKDAASAAIYGSRGANGVILITSKKGKSGKVKFSYDAYTSFSEKYRDNINMTANQWGKHAEEQIANGNWDVSELEASAPGYVDYKLWGYNNAPDVVAIEDYVFDGGSTQSHNFSASGGSDTSTFFASLGYQNVDGITVTQDFERINARLSADTKLGDKFKAGLSFNGYTSNSSALEHDLRDILRGASIHPIYHTDASIAFVKELEARHKALGLRVSRQGGVNGFTAFDAGRPGFDIPGTHGARSIYDLQAGDPAWDWHYGRAGNGIGGSSNPGTASLIDNKSNTQKEYFANVSSYLEYNILDGLNIKTVLGGDFRDTQANQHYLVGGDNNGDLEDTYLNQQELKRYSVLSETTLNYTKVINDKHDISALIGMEFQKNYISGVSIAGNNVTQLLGEPLNYALLGNANTVVTEREEINHRKSVFGRVAYAYDDRYLVSASIRRDGDSRFGANNKYEIFPAFSAGWNVHNEAFFNQEGIISKLKPRISYGSLGTVSDLGFHNALSFINAGTSVLGNAYNIPNDLANPDLTWQTNTETNFGVDFGFIDNRFTLGLDYYTSDIEDILINQSVSNIFGRNSIRLNSGDVESSGLEFELGARLINNDNFSWNMGANLSTVNTKITDLGSLSQLPDVTNYGTSGRAAVYRNYVGGEIGELWTLETTGWVAEKHMINPLDVIGNSSGEVYVVDQNGDGKIDATKTVAEGGDLVKQGTNTPDFYWGMNHNFSYKNFDLSLQFQGSHGGIVYNVDPLYNGSNWGGRLRSSFDANSDGKEDATGLFYTRARDKTDAVIQDAGFLALRNLTFGYTLDDSIAQKVGLNSVRVYTAATNLLYIFGDNYTSYNPEGVDTSSSSNYAGPITFGHQSGETPVARTFTFGININF